Proteins from a genomic interval of Equus quagga isolate Etosha38 chromosome 13, UCLA_HA_Equagga_1.0, whole genome shotgun sequence:
- the TSNAXIP1 gene encoding translin-associated factor X-interacting protein 1 isoform X6, translating to MVPGATRELPTQGAPPAGPGHRFCPGAEAAAHQREKIRALEPLKAKLVTVNEDCNERILAMRAEERYEISMLKKEKMNLLKLIDKKNEEKISLQTEVTKLRKKLAEEYLHYLTERDARKILIADLNELRYQREDMSLAQSPGIWGEDPVKLTLALKMTRQDLTRTQMELNTMKANFGDVVPRRDFEMQEKTNRDLQEQLDSLRDDYEEVRKEHEILLQLHMSTLKERDQFYSELQEIQRTSTPRPDWTKCEDVVSGGPDRWHMLAEGKNSDQLVDVLLEEIGEGLLREKDFFPGLGYGEAIPPFLRFDGIVENKKPTKKDVVNLLKDAWKERLAEEQKEKFPDFFFNFLERRFGPGDAMAWAYTIFENIKLFRSNEVMSQFYAVLMGKSSEIVYIKHKETVAQLLKEMTNVDSQNEGLLTMEQLSTVLKSIFPFKKEEKIQELMEAGGWHPNSSNADFLNYRSLFMEDEEGQSMHFVQKLWEQYMDEKDEYLQELKQELGLELRDEVTLRKVREALMNIDPGLDKQTLNSYLSQAFQLPVTELPEEGEKEEGIVTRLQAALEQLQMADIRRMGAREHEPAS from the exons ATGGTACCTGGAGCAACTAGAGAACTACCTACGCAAGGAGCTCCTCCTGCTGGACCTGGGCACAGATTCTGCCCAGGAGCTGAGGCTGCAG CCCATCAGAGGGAGAAGATTCGAGCTCTGGAGCCCTTGAAGGCCAAGCTTGTCACTGTGAATGAGGACTGCAATGAGAGGATCCTGGCCATGAGGGCTGAGGAGAGATACGAAATCTCCAtgctgaagaaagagaagatgaatttGCTAAAACTCATTGacaaaaagaatgaggagaagaTCTCATTGCAGACTGAG GTGACTAAACTAAGGAAGAAGTTGGCTGAGGAGTACCTGCACTACCTCACTGAGCGAGATGCCCGCAAGATTCTCATTGCAGACCTGAATGAGCTACGGTACCAGCGAGAAGACATGTCATTAGCCCAATCCCCAG GCATCTGGGGAGAGGACCCCGTGAAGTTAACACTGGCTCTGAAGATGACCCGGCAAGACCTGACCCGCACACAGATGGAACTCAACACCATGAAGGCCAACTTTGGAGATGTGGTGCCCAGAAGGGACTTTGAAATGCAGGAGAAGACCAACAGGGATCTGCAGGAGCAG CTGGACAGCTTGAGAGACGACTACGAAGAGGTCCGCAAGGAGCATGAAATACTGCTGCAGTTGCACATGAGCACACTGAAGGAGCGGGACCAGTTTTATTCTGAGTTGCAGGAGATCCAGCGCACCTCCACGCCACGGCCTGACTGGACCAAGTGTGAAG ATGTAGTGTCTGGGGGCCCAGATCGCTGGCATATGCTGGCTGAGGGCAAGAACAGTGACCAGCTGGTGGATGTGCTCCTGGAGGAGATTGGCGAGGGGCTGCTCCGGGAGAAAGACTTCTTCCCTGGTTTG GGCTATGGGGAAGCCATCCCCCCTTTCCTTCGATTTGATGGCATTGTGGAGAACAAGAAGCCAACCAAGAAGGATGTGGTAAATCTCCTCAAGGATGCCTGGAAGGAGCGGCTCGCTGAGGAGCAG AAAGAGAAGTTTCCagatttcttcttcaatttcctggAGCGTCGCTTTGGGCCTGGTGATGCCATGGCCTGGGCTTAtaccatttttgaaaatatcaagcTCTTCCGCTCCAATGAAGTCATGAGTCAGTTTTATGCAGTCTTGATGGGAAAG AGTAGTGAAATTGTGTACATCAAGCATAAGGAGACAGTAGCACAGCTGCTGAAGGAGATGACGAATGTTGACAGTCAGAACGAGGGGCTACTAACCATGGAGCAGTTAAG CACTGTCCTCAAGAGCATCTTCCCcttcaagaaggaagagaaaattcagGAGTTGatggaggcagggggctggcatCCCAACAGCAGCAATGCAGACTTCCTCAACTACCGCTCATTGTTTATGGAG GACGAGGAGGGCCAGAGTATGCACTTTGTGCAAAAGCTGTGGGAACAGTATATGGATGAAAAGGATGAATATTTACAGGAGCTAAAgcaggagctgggcctggaacT TCGTGATGAGGTGACCCTACGCAAGGTACGTGAGGCCCTGATGAACATTGATCCCGGTCTGGACAAGCAGACTCTGAACAGCTATTTGAGCCAGGCCTTCCAGCTACCTGTGACAGAACTGCCAGAGGAGGGTGAGAAGGAAGAGGGCATTGTGACACGGCTCCAGGCTGCACTGGAACAGCTTCAGATGGCTGACATCAGGCGCATGGGCGCTCGAGAGCATGAGCCTGCAAGCTAG